A genomic window from Gymnodinialimonas ceratoperidinii includes:
- the nuoG gene encoding NADH-quinone oxidoreductase subunit NuoG: protein MTDLRTIIIDDKEVEVDPAMTLIQACEQAGIEIPRFCYHERLTIAGNCRMCLVEVVGGPPKPAASCAMQVRDLRPGPEGAPPVVKTNSPMVKKAREGVMEFLLINHPLDCPICDQGGECDLQDQAMAYGVDFSRFREPKRAVDNMNLGPLVDTAMTRCISCTRCVRFISEVAGMPEMGQTGRGEDAEITSYLGATLESELQGNIVDLCPVGALTNKPYSFTARPWELTKTESVDVMDALGSNIRVDTKGREVMRILPRNHDGVNEEWLSDKSRYVWDGLRRQRLDKPYIRENGKLVPATWATAMSLAAEKIKGAAKLAGLVGDLASTEATFALKSLVEGQGGSVECRTDGAKLPAGNRAAYVGTASIEDIDDAEAIMLVGTNPRAEAPVLNARIRKAWTKGAVVGLIGEAVDLTYDYVHLGTDRKALSDQLGVAHPSVQGKSSLVIVGQGALIGDDGEAVLAHVQKFCAETDSKLLVLHTAAARVGAMDLGAVTEGGLEAALDGADVVYNLGADEIVVPAGAFVIYQGSHGDRGAHRADVILPGSAYTEEPGTFVNTEGRPQLAQRASFPPGDARENWAILRALSAEVGSVLPFDSLGALRKAMAEAALHLAMIDEVVENSGEALAMAEMGQGDFALAVSEHYLTNPIARASTLMAELAAAAKARRQEPIAAE from the coding sequence ATGACCGATCTGCGCACGATTATCATCGACGATAAAGAGGTTGAGGTTGATCCCGCCATGACCCTGATCCAGGCCTGCGAGCAGGCCGGGATCGAGATCCCCCGTTTCTGCTATCACGAGCGCCTGACCATCGCCGGCAACTGCCGCATGTGCCTCGTTGAGGTCGTGGGCGGCCCGCCCAAGCCCGCCGCCTCCTGCGCCATGCAGGTGCGCGATCTGCGCCCCGGCCCCGAGGGGGCGCCGCCGGTCGTGAAGACCAATTCGCCCATGGTAAAAAAGGCCCGCGAGGGGGTGATGGAGTTCCTGCTCATCAACCATCCGCTCGATTGCCCGATCTGCGATCAGGGCGGCGAATGCGATCTTCAGGATCAGGCGATGGCCTATGGCGTGGACTTCTCGCGTTTCCGCGAGCCCAAGCGCGCGGTGGACAACATGAACCTCGGCCCGCTGGTCGACACGGCGATGACGCGCTGCATCTCCTGCACCCGCTGCGTGCGGTTCATCAGTGAAGTCGCCGGCATGCCCGAGATGGGCCAGACCGGCCGTGGCGAGGATGCCGAGATCACCAGCTACCTCGGCGCGACGCTCGAATCGGAGTTGCAGGGCAATATCGTGGACCTCTGCCCCGTGGGCGCGCTGACCAACAAGCCCTACAGCTTTACCGCCCGTCCGTGGGAGCTGACCAAGACCGAATCCGTCGACGTGATGGACGCGCTCGGCTCCAACATCCGCGTCGACACCAAGGGCCGCGAAGTGATGCGGATCCTGCCGCGCAACCATGACGGCGTGAACGAGGAATGGCTGAGCGACAAGTCCCGCTATGTCTGGGACGGGTTGCGCCGCCAACGCCTCGACAAACCCTACATCCGTGAAAACGGCAAACTGGTGCCGGCAACCTGGGCCACGGCAATGAGCCTCGCGGCCGAGAAGATCAAGGGCGCCGCCAAACTCGCCGGTCTCGTCGGCGATCTGGCGTCCACCGAGGCCACCTTTGCCCTGAAATCACTGGTCGAAGGGCAGGGCGGTTCCGTGGAATGCCGCACCGATGGCGCCAAGCTGCCCGCGGGCAACCGCGCCGCCTATGTCGGCACGGCGAGCATCGAGGATATCGACGACGCCGAGGCGATCATGCTGGTGGGCACCAACCCGCGCGCCGAGGCCCCGGTTCTCAACGCCCGCATCCGCAAGGCGTGGACAAAAGGCGCCGTGGTCGGCCTGATCGGCGAAGCTGTCGATCTGACCTATGACTATGTGCACCTTGGCACCGACCGGAAGGCGCTCTCGGATCAATTGGGTGTCGCTCACCCGTCGGTTCAGGGCAAGTCGAGCCTCGTGATCGTGGGTCAGGGCGCGCTGATCGGGGACGACGGCGAAGCGGTTCTGGCGCATGTGCAGAAGTTCTGTGCCGAGACCGACTCCAAGCTGCTGGTCCTGCACACCGCCGCTGCCCGCGTGGGCGCGATGGATCTTGGCGCCGTGACCGAGGGTGGTCTGGAGGCCGCGCTTGACGGCGCGGACGTGGTCTACAACCTCGGCGCCGACGAGATCGTGGTGCCGGCGGGCGCTTTCGTGATCTATCAAGGCTCTCACGGGGACCGGGGCGCGCATCGCGCGGACGTGATCCTGCCCGGTTCGGCCTATACCGAGGAGCCCGGCACCTTCGTGAACACCGAAGGCCGCCCGCAACTGGCACAGCGCGCCAGCTTCCCTCCCGGCGATGCGCGCGAGAACTGGGCGATCCTGCGGGCGCTCTCGGCCGAGGTCGGCTCCGTGTTGCCGTTCGATTCCCTTGGCGCGCTGCGCAAGGCGATGGCCGAAGCCGCACTCCATCTGGCAATGATCGACGAAGTGGTCGAGAACAGCGGCGAGGCGCTGGCGATGGCCGAGATGGGGCAGGGCGACTTCGCTCTGGCGGTGTCGGAGCATTACCTGACCAACCCGATCGCCCGCGCATCGACCCTGATGGCCGAGCTTGCCGCCGCCGCGAAGGCGCGGCGCCAAGAACCGATCGCGGCGGAGTAA
- a CDS encoding DUF5333 domain-containing protein: protein MNMITPFRIVAAAGFVLAVGLFSTTGHAQTDSWQIMRDDPEIHEGLTVIAVGRHIQNKCDDISPRLLRALGFAEGLADRAEELGVARRDIRAFIDDRTEQQRYREVMHAWFAERGVDHREEEAVCRVGRDEITAGTQIGRLLR, encoded by the coding sequence ATGAACATGATTACCCCCTTTCGTATAGTGGCAGCTGCAGGCTTCGTGCTCGCGGTGGGCCTCTTCTCGACGACGGGTCACGCCCAGACGGACAGCTGGCAGATCATGCGCGATGATCCGGAGATCCACGAGGGTCTGACGGTGATCGCCGTGGGCCGCCACATCCAGAACAAATGCGACGACATCAGCCCGCGCCTCTTGCGCGCCCTGGGGTTTGCCGAGGGGTTGGCGGACCGTGCAGAGGAGCTCGGCGTGGCGCGTCGTGACATCCGCGCCTTCATCGATGATCGCACGGAACAGCAGCGTTACCGCGAGGTGATGCACGCGTGGTTTGCGGAGCGTGGCGTCGATCACCGTGAGGAAGAAGCGGTCTGTCGCGTGGGGCGCGACGAAATTACCGCAGGGACGCAGATTGGCAGATTGCTCCGGTAG
- the nuoF gene encoding NADH-quinone oxidoreductase subunit NuoF translates to MLQDKDRIFTNIYGMHDRTLAGAKARGHWDGTKDLIALGRDKIVEIMKASGLRGRGGAGFPTGLKWSFMPKESDGRPAYLVVNADESEPGTCKDREIMRNDPHTLIEGCLIASFAMNANACYIYIRGEYIREREALQAAIDAAYDDGLLGKNAADSGWDFDLYLAHGAGAYICGEETALLESLEGRKGMPRMKPPFPAGAGLYGCPTTVNNVESIAVVPTILRRGAEWFAGFGRPNNAGTKLFAISGHVNQPCVVEEAMSITFEELIDKHCGGIRGGWDNLKAVIPGGSSVPCVRGEHMRDAIMDFDYLRNDLQSGLGTAAVIVMDNSTDMIKAIWRLAAFYKHESCGQCTPCREGTGWMMRVMERLVRGEALVEEIDMLFDVTKQVEGHTICALGDAAAWPIQGLIRNFRDEIEDRIRVKRGGTVEIAAE, encoded by the coding sequence ATGTTGCAGGACAAAGACCGGATCTTCACCAACATCTACGGCATGCACGACCGGACGCTTGCGGGCGCCAAGGCGCGTGGCCATTGGGACGGCACCAAGGACCTGATCGCCTTGGGTCGTGACAAGATCGTGGAGATCATGAAGGCCTCGGGTCTGCGCGGACGGGGCGGCGCGGGCTTCCCCACCGGTCTCAAGTGGTCGTTCATGCCCAAGGAATCGGACGGGCGTCCTGCCTATCTTGTGGTGAACGCCGACGAATCGGAGCCGGGCACCTGCAAGGACCGGGAGATCATGCGCAATGATCCCCACACGCTGATCGAGGGCTGTCTCATCGCCTCTTTCGCGATGAACGCGAATGCCTGCTACATCTACATCCGTGGCGAGTACATCCGCGAGCGCGAGGCGCTGCAAGCGGCCATCGACGCGGCTTACGACGACGGGCTTCTCGGCAAGAACGCTGCCGACAGCGGGTGGGACTTCGACCTCTACCTTGCCCATGGCGCCGGTGCTTATATCTGTGGCGAGGAAACGGCGCTGCTGGAAAGCCTCGAAGGCCGCAAGGGCATGCCCCGGATGAAGCCGCCCTTCCCGGCGGGCGCGGGGCTTTATGGCTGCCCGACCACGGTCAACAACGTGGAATCGATTGCTGTCGTGCCGACTATCCTGCGTCGTGGCGCGGAATGGTTCGCCGGTTTCGGCCGTCCCAACAACGCCGGCACGAAGTTGTTTGCGATTTCGGGCCATGTGAACCAGCCCTGCGTGGTGGAAGAAGCCATGTCGATCACTTTCGAGGAGCTGATCGACAAGCACTGCGGAGGCATTCGCGGCGGGTGGGACAACCTCAAGGCGGTGATCCCCGGCGGCTCTTCAGTACCCTGCGTGCGTGGCGAGCACATGCGCGACGCGATCATGGACTTCGATTACCTGCGCAACGATCTGCAGTCGGGCCTCGGCACCGCGGCGGTCATCGTGATGGATAACTCCACCGACATGATCAAGGCGATCTGGCGCCTCGCGGCCTTCTACAAGCATGAGTCCTGCGGCCAGTGCACGCCCTGCCGCGAAGGCACCGGCTGGATGATGCGCGTCATGGAGCGGCTCGTGCGCGGCGAAGCCCTCGTGGAAGAGATCGACATGCTCTTCGACGTGACCAAACAGGTCGAAGGCCACACGATCTGCGCGCTCGGGGACGCGGCGGCCTGGCCAATTCAGGGCCTGATTCGCAACTTCCGCGACGAAATCGAGGACCGCATCCGCGTGAAGCGCGGCGGCACGGTAGAGATCGCGGCGGAGTAA
- a CDS encoding DUF5337 domain-containing protein yields the protein MPDRRDISEAEHRRVRQIKRAAIVMAATMVLWIAAQYIGAQMGWPPRFAFLIDLAAFAALVWALIVTYWVWKERKRDPDHR from the coding sequence ATGCCAGACCGCCGCGACATCTCTGAAGCCGAGCACCGCCGGGTACGCCAGATCAAGCGCGCGGCGATTGTAATGGCGGCCACGATGGTGCTGTGGATCGCGGCGCAATACATCGGCGCGCAGATGGGCTGGCCCCCGCGTTTCGCGTTCCTGATCGACCTTGCGGCGTTTGCGGCACTGGTGTGGGCGCTCATCGTGACGTATTGGGTGTGGAAAGAGCGAAAACGCGACCCGGATCACCGCTAG